One part of the Acidobacteriota bacterium genome encodes these proteins:
- the nrfD gene encoding polysulfide reductase NrfD, which translates to MFEKAVTGGRRYWAWVSGLLVVMGLALLAYLRQLDVGLAVTGLSRDVTWGLYIAQFTFFVGVAASAVMVVLPYYLHDYKAFGRITILGEFLAISAVTMCMLFIFVDMGQPRRVLNVMLYPTPHSMMFWDMLSLGGYLALNAVIALVTLGAERKRVAPPRWIKPVIIVSIPWAVSIHTVTAFLYNGLPGRSFWLTAILAPRFLASAFAAGPALLILLCLIMRKLTWFDAGREPVRKLAVIVTYAMLLNVFFIALELFTALYSQIPEHVEHFEYLFLGLGGQAPLVPWMWTSSVLAVASLILLLVPSLRRREPVLAVICVMVFSSLWIDKGLGLIVGGFVPSPFGAVTRYAPTLTEVLIVLGIWALGCLMVTVFYKITLAVREEVAAS; encoded by the coding sequence ATGTTTGAGAAGGCGGTCACCGGGGGTCGGCGCTACTGGGCGTGGGTCAGCGGCCTGCTCGTTGTGATGGGTCTCGCGCTGCTGGCCTACCTGCGCCAGTTGGACGTCGGGTTGGCGGTCACGGGGCTCAGCCGCGACGTGACTTGGGGCCTCTACATCGCGCAGTTCACGTTCTTTGTTGGCGTGGCCGCCTCGGCCGTGATGGTCGTCCTGCCGTACTACCTGCACGACTACAAGGCGTTCGGCCGAATCACGATCCTCGGCGAGTTCCTCGCGATCTCCGCCGTAACGATGTGCATGCTGTTCATCTTCGTCGACATGGGACAGCCCAGGCGGGTGCTGAACGTGATGCTGTACCCGACGCCCCACTCGATGATGTTCTGGGACATGCTGTCGCTTGGCGGCTATCTGGCATTGAATGCCGTCATCGCGCTGGTCACGCTCGGCGCAGAGCGCAAGCGCGTGGCTCCACCACGCTGGATCAAGCCCGTCATCATCGTCTCGATCCCGTGGGCCGTCAGCATCCACACCGTCACGGCGTTTCTGTACAACGGCCTGCCGGGTCGGTCGTTCTGGCTGACAGCGATTCTGGCCCCGCGATTCCTGGCCTCGGCGTTCGCCGCCGGGCCGGCGTTGCTGATCCTGCTGTGTTTGATCATGAGGAAGTTGACGTGGTTCGATGCCGGACGCGAGCCGGTGCGGAAGCTTGCCGTCATCGTCACCTACGCGATGCTTCTGAACGTGTTCTTCATCGCGCTCGAGTTGTTCACTGCCCTCTACAGTCAGATTCCGGAGCACGTCGAGCATTTCGAGTACCTCTTCCTCGGACTGGGCGGTCAGGCGCCGCTCGTGCCGTGGATGTGGACCTCGTCTGTGCTCGCGGTGGCGTCGCTCATCCTGCTGCTGGTGCCGTCGTTGCGACGGCGGGAGCCGGTGCTCGCCGTCATCTGCGTGATGGTCTTTTCCTCGCTCTGGATCGACAAGGGTCTGGGTCTGATCGTCGGAGGGTTCGTGCCGTCGCCGTTCGGCGCCGTGACGCGGTACGCGCCGACGCTGACCGAGGTGCTCATCGTCCTGGGCATCTGGGCCCTGGGATGCCTGATGGTGACCGTGTTCTACAAGATCACCCTGGCCGTGCGTGAGGAGGTGGCCGCATCGTGA